The genomic interval GGTCAGCAGCAAAGTTATGTGTCCCTGCGGCCAGACCTCCTAACTGTGGACAGTTCCCATCTTTACAGTGCTACAGGCACAATCACCAGTCCAACGGGGGAGACCTGGACAATCCCTGTGTATTCTGCTCCTGCTGGGTCTGGAGGCCGCGAGCAGGTGACACACATTGCCATCCCCCAGGAGGCTTATGGAACAGTGCAGGTTACAGGGGCAAACACTACAACAATGACCACAATGCCAACACAGGTTACTATTGAAAATGACAAGCTGAAAATCCCAGCcagtcagagtcagacagtgCAGGCTGTTTCCAGTATAACAAGCTCCGGAGGAATGGGTGGTCAGGAGGAAGTGGTGCACACACTTGCTGCTAACACGCTGTTCCCTGCCCAGCTGATGAATGGAAACATTCACATCCCTGTGGCTGTGCAGGGTTACTCCAATGCCACGCAGTCCCTCATCTGGGACCCACAGCAGCAGGTGTTGCACACGCAGGGGCTGTCGGGGCAGGACGCACAGCAGCTACAGGTACTAACAAAGTGTTTGAACCATTGGTTGGTGTTTTATTCTGAGCAGTAGacatgtatttctttattgCATGTGCTAACCGCGTTTGTGTCTGCAGGGTCAGACGGTGGTCACAGAGGTAGATGGCCAAGGCCAGCAGCAAGTGCACGtacaggagctgctgctgcctgtcacGCTGAAGCCAGAAGAAGGGCTGGACGTGTGGCGGCTTTGGGCTCAGCGGAAAAATGCAGAGTTGGACAAATCGGACAATAATAAACTGGCTCCAATTGGTCGTAAGTGCATACACATGTTTATTATAGTGCTAGAgcaatcatgttttttttctgtctttttcatcaCTGATACTGTGTGTTGGTATTTTTAGGACGTCAGGCATTACGTTTCCAGGAGGACTTGGTGTCGTGTGCAGTCGCTGAGCTTTGCATGGGTCTGTCTTTGATGACGACAGAGTCCCGGGGGATGGAAGGGGAGTCTTATGAGGCTGATGTTCTCTATTATGTATTTCTGTGCATACAAAAAGTAAGTTCActatccacacaaacacaacatctaTTAATTTCTGTTTGACACGTGATAGTGATGTGTCTAAACATTGTTTGAGTGCATCATCTCTTTTTCcgttttcatttttgcagtatCTGTTTGACAATGGTCGCGTGGATGACGTTTTCTCAGATCAGTACTACACTCGCTTCGCTCATAGTCTTCACCAGATCCTGCAGCCCTGGGGACCATCCATTCATCCGCTAGGTGAGGCCATCATCTTTCCACCTGTCAAGATGGGTTAAAGTTGTCCATCACTAAAATGGTATTCATTCAGTTGGATTCCAGAGAGGCCTTGTTTAAGATCAGCGCAGATCTAAAGGGGAAGTacacaggttgttgttgttttttagagGTGCTCTATTTAAGTTTCTCAGTAGACGGGATTCTGAATCACCAGCCAGCACTAGTTAAAATTACCAGGCTGCAGAGCCAAAGCTCactgttatattttattattttctacatgCTGTGTTTCTATATCTTCTTATTAGTGTTAATTTTAATATTCAATTACcataacattttattgtaaCTGTTCTAGTTCAGTACATGTCTTTAGTTTCTTCATTGAAGACTAATGTAAATGCAGCAGTGAGTAAACTTAATCGAACCCATTCAAAATGAGTTCTCTGCTTTGTAGCTCATCATGATTGTAGCTAGATGTTGTTATTTATTCCTGTGTTTACCAACATTACTGTATTTTAAGATTGTGCGGTTTGTGTATTGGTGAACGGATCAATTTGGATTATGCTGACTCTCTAAACAACACTTATTTAACCTAAGCACCTCTCCTACTAGAACTAAAGGGTTAGAGATGATTTGTTTTCCTGTAACTCATCAATTCTGTGTTACTTGCCTAGTCCTATAAACTGCCTGGTCTTCATGATCTGCCCTTTACCTCTCCTACCAGGTTACGTTATTCCCAGTCATGTGACGGAGGAGATGCTGTGGGAATGTAAACAGCTGGGAGCTCATTCACCCTCAACTCTGCTCACAACTCTAATGTTCTTCAACACAAAGTGAGTTTCTCAATCTCAAGCTCATCTAGAAACGATAATTTCCAACTTGCATGTCACTCATTGACACACTGATCAAATGTTCTCTGATCCGTTTACAGGTATTTCCAACTAAAAACAGTGGATCAACATCTAAAAGTGGCCTTTTCTAAGGTGCTCAGACACACCAGGAAAAGTCCCAACAACCCCAAAGACAAGAGCACCAGCATCCGGTACCTCAAGTCGACAGAGAGGTTCATAGGACAAAAAGGTTGGAGCATATAAGGGTTTGATTTCTGCTGTGCTGTCTGAGAGGGAAACATCATATTTAAAGATAATTAACCCTTTTTATActgaatgtattttgtttttctttgttcagtgACAGATGACATGTACTCAGAGCAGCTGGAGGATCCAGAGAACCCACTGCGATGCCCCATCAAGCTTTATGATTTCTACCTCTTCAAAtggtaaatataaaacataattttatttatttaagtacGACAAAGGGATTTTAAGTGaaagaaagatttattttctgttagGTACAACCTGTTTGTGTGCCCTGTataccataaaaaaacatcaatccAACATTTGTCATGGGGGGgtggagtttgtgtttttggaggtgctgctgctgctgtgtcctttaaatacaaactgtgtttgtgtaattgaCATGTGAGGTGGAGTATAAGTTGCAGTCAGTGTTCGAGTGCATTTTTGAGCactgttgctaggcaactgTCAAAAGCACGGATGccataaaataacttttttcttctccttctcataagcaatgaatgtttttgaatttttttaacagagtggatcagatttttattttcgaCGATCGGTCGTTAAATAAAACCTAAATGTTTATATGTTATGATATTACTATGATATTACTATGATATTATGAACATATCGTCTCCTGCGATTGAATACAACAGCTCAGTCGTAGGTTTCTTTAAAAGCtcataatgttcagtttttgatGACATATTGAAAGGGTCTGAATTAAATCATGTTTGTTACTGAAATCGTAATGAAACGTGGTGTTTAACTGGACTTTTTTATATTGTGAGGTGTTTGTAGGATATTAGAAACACCTATGAAAATAATACTACACCACTACTAACTATGATATTGATCCTAGAACATTTAATTAATACTTCTatgacagaataaaaatgaacattttaggCATTAAAAAGTTGTACAGTTGAGATCTGAATGATGGTGAATGTTGATGGGATGATGGAACACTTCAGGAACAAGTAAAATCAGTTTATCTATCATACTATCTGCTCTTACTCTGGTCTTATGATTTACGTGAGAACACACTTCCTATTTATTACTTTCACAGTTTCCTCTATATAATTAagtattttataaaaatgatttttttgcaCACAGAGATGGGCTGATGCTGTAACATTGACGTCTGATTAATGTTCCCTCTGCTTTTCTGTCAGCCCCCAGAGCGCTAAAGGTCGCAACGACACCTTCTACCTGACCCCGGAGCCCGTAGTGGCTCCCAACAGTCCCATCTGGTACTCGACTCAGCCAATCTCAAgagagcagctggagcagatgCTGGCACGCATCCTCGTTGTCCGCGAAATCCAGGAAGCTATTAGCATGTCGGAGAGCGTGCACTAGGAGAACTATAAACGGAccagactcttcctcctcctcttcaccct from Scophthalmus maximus strain ysfricsl-2021 chromosome 3, ASM2237912v1, whole genome shotgun sequence carries:
- the LOC118316486 gene encoding transcriptional regulator QRICH1; translation: MNNSLDGTGSYEELVRQKARSIPQHRMKEFLESLANKGPDALQEFSQQSGDTVTTTATMVYQQEANCIYTDSTEVAGSLLELACPVQVQPQQQQIQESTSQQQSVQQNTEHQIVQVQIQGQQQGQMLGQVLQVPSGSHQQLQGVTTAQLIQPGELTEEQHQQLQAQLVAAVAAGQQIQIQTVGALSPTQQQDSTERRVLGTTVATSQGAGVLQPAKKRKVDMPITVSYALPGQQVATVLAIPQGQGQQQSYVSLRPDLLTVDSSHLYSATGTITSPTGETWTIPVYSAPAGSGGREQVTHIAIPQEAYGTVQVTGANTTTMTTMPTQVTIENDKLKIPASQSQTVQAVSSITSSGGMGGQEEVVHTLAANTLFPAQLMNGNIHIPVAVQGYSNATQSLIWDPQQQVLHTQGLSGQDAQQLQGQTVVTEVDGQGQQQVHVQELLLPVTLKPEEGLDVWRLWAQRKNAELDKSDNNKLAPIGRRQALRFQEDLVSCAVAELCMGLSLMTTESRGMEGESYEADVLYYVFLCIQKYLFDNGRVDDVFSDQYYTRFAHSLHQILQPWGPSIHPLGYVIPSHVTEEMLWECKQLGAHSPSTLLTTLMFFNTKYFQLKTVDQHLKVAFSKVLRHTRKSPNNPKDKSTSIRYLKSTERFIGQKVTDDMYSEQLEDPENPLRCPIKLYDFYLFKCPQSAKGRNDTFYLTPEPVVAPNSPIWYSTQPISREQLEQMLARILVVREIQEAISMSESVH